One segment of Segatella copri DNA contains the following:
- a CDS encoding L-lactate permease: protein MASVVSIIPIVLLFILMLGFKMAGHKSALLTLVITVLLALFAASPLGMIAPKHAEDSVIALTGWAVVEGILKAVFPILIIILMAIYSYNILVESKQIDVIKRQFTSITDDKGLLVLLLVWGFGGLLEGMAGFGTAVAIPAAILIGLGFKPMFSALVSLIGNTVATGFGAVGVPVTTLCNEVAESGSASAAQICETSAFAIIQLAPLFIILPFIILTLTDKHNLIKNLIIALWVGVISVVVQFVCGYYLGSETPAIIGSLAAIIAIIAYAKVFARKSKVQDRETFTLAESLKAWSVYLFILIFILVSGALCPPVNAFLKSHLVSAVHLPVLDSTFKFGWISNAGLMLFLGATIGGLIQGLSLKRLMVILARTTVNLRKTVVTICSLIALASVMNYSGMITAIASGLVAVTGDFYPLVAPMIGAIGTFVTGSDTSSNILFAKLQAHVANQLGMTGQSTFFGMEGGQENWLVAANTTGATGGKMISPQSIAIATAACDMEGKDGEILRSAIPYALLYIVLGGLMVYFGC from the coding sequence ATGGCATCTGTAGTTTCTATTATTCCCATCGTGTTGCTGTTCATCCTGATGCTCGGCTTCAAGATGGCAGGTCATAAAAGCGCCTTGCTGACGCTCGTAATTACCGTGTTGCTCGCTCTCTTCGCTGCTTCGCCGCTGGGCATGATTGCTCCGAAACATGCGGAGGACAGCGTGATCGCCCTGACGGGATGGGCGGTGGTGGAAGGCATCCTGAAGGCGGTGTTCCCGATTCTCATCATCATCCTGATGGCTATCTACAGCTATAATATCCTCGTGGAAAGCAAGCAGATAGACGTAATCAAGAGGCAGTTTACATCAATTACCGATGATAAGGGGCTGCTCGTGCTGCTCCTCGTATGGGGATTCGGCGGACTGCTCGAAGGTATGGCGGGCTTCGGAACGGCGGTGGCGATACCTGCTGCTATCCTCATCGGACTCGGCTTCAAGCCGATGTTCTCGGCTCTGGTATCCTTAATCGGTAATACCGTGGCTACGGGATTTGGTGCTGTGGGTGTACCGGTTACTACGCTCTGTAACGAGGTGGCTGAAAGCGGATCGGCTTCGGCGGCACAGATTTGCGAGACTTCGGCTTTCGCCATTATCCAGCTGGCACCTCTCTTTATCATCCTGCCTTTCATCATCCTGACGCTTACCGATAAGCACAATCTTATCAAGAATCTCATTATCGCCCTTTGGGTGGGGGTGATTTCCGTGGTAGTGCAGTTTGTCTGCGGCTATTATCTCGGTTCGGAGACTCCAGCCATCATCGGTTCACTGGCAGCCATTATCGCCATCATCGCATACGCCAAGGTATTTGCCAGAAAGAGCAAGGTGCAGGATAGGGAAACCTTTACGCTTGCCGAGAGCCTGAAGGCATGGAGCGTTTACCTCTTTATATTGATATTCATCCTGGTTTCCGGAGCACTCTGTCCTCCGGTCAATGCTTTCCTCAAGAGTCATTTGGTGAGTGCGGTTCATCTGCCTGTGCTCGACAGCACCTTTAAGTTTGGCTGGATATCCAATGCGGGCCTGATGCTCTTTCTGGGTGCTACGATTGGTGGACTGATACAGGGATTAAGCCTCAAGCGATTGATGGTGATTCTTGCCCGTACCACAGTGAATCTGCGCAAGACAGTGGTGACCATCTGTTCGCTGATAGCCTTGGCGAGTGTGATGAACTATTCGGGAATGATTACTGCCATCGCCTCCGGACTGGTGGCAGTAACGGGAGATTTCTATCCTCTGGTTGCGCCGATGATTGGTGCCATCGGAACCTTCGTAACGGGTTCTGATACCTCTTCGAATATCCTCTTTGCCAAGCTCCAGGCTCATGTTGCCAATCAGTTGGGTATGACGGGGCAGAGCACATTCTTCGGTATGGAGGGTGGGCAGGAGAACTGGCTGGTTGCTGCCAACACCACGGGAGCTACAGGTGGCAAGATGATCAGTCCGCAGAGTATCGCCATTGCTACTGCAGCCTGCGATATGGAGGGAAAGGATGGAGAGATTCTCCGTTCGGCCATCCCATACGCCCTGCTTTATATCGTATTGGGCGGACTGATGGTTTACTTCGGTTGCTGA
- a CDS encoding IS1182 family transposase: MAKIQIKSETRHELSFFPNSFDDYVPKDSKVRMVDRIVRSMDINPLMDTYDGIGAPPYSPKMLLSLVVFAYINGVYSCRGIADALKYDVRYMWICGGKRLSFATINRFRTNHMIKCIDFYFDAVVSILAEKGVISLEEQYVDGTKIESKANKYTFVWKKTVEKNRAKLLEKTSAALAQIKEQIRLNGGSDIREEDSEPATSAKDVERSARLCERQVKNLPKAKLTGREKQKLNTQIDHLFKASDKLCEYEKSLDILGERNSYSKTDPDATFMRLKEDAMNNGQTKPAYNLQIATENQYWTNFALYPNPTDTLTFKSFLDKYKKRYGKQSKSVTADSGYGSEENYEYLEMEEMMGYVKYNWFHKEQHKPFKEDAFNQANFYYNRDDDYYVCPMGQHMEPCGQRQTKSDSGYVSVITLYRAQRCDGCPLGSLCKKSKGNRTIYVNHKLNAYKKEAFLLLTSEEGLKHRSQRPIEPEAVFGQMKADMHYKRFRHFGMDKVYMDLGLFGMGFNLKKYLGIKR; encoded by the coding sequence ATGGCAAAGATACAAATAAAATCTGAAACTCGGCACGAATTGAGCTTTTTTCCTAACTCTTTCGATGATTATGTGCCAAAAGACAGCAAAGTTCGTATGGTGGATCGTATTGTTCGCAGTATGGACATCAACCCTCTCATGGATACCTATGATGGGATTGGTGCTCCTCCTTACAGTCCGAAGATGCTTCTAAGTTTAGTTGTTTTTGCCTATATCAATGGCGTTTATTCCTGTCGTGGCATAGCGGACGCACTTAAATACGATGTTCGCTATATGTGGATTTGTGGAGGCAAGCGACTGTCTTTCGCGACCATCAACCGCTTTAGAACCAATCATATGATAAAGTGCATCGACTTCTATTTTGATGCAGTCGTCTCCATATTGGCTGAAAAGGGCGTGATTAGTCTGGAGGAACAATATGTTGATGGCACTAAGATAGAGTCGAAAGCAAACAAGTACACGTTTGTATGGAAGAAGACCGTGGAAAAGAACAGGGCTAAGCTCTTGGAAAAGACATCTGCTGCATTGGCTCAGATAAAAGAACAAATTCGCCTGAATGGCGGGAGTGACATTAGGGAAGAAGACAGCGAGCCAGCCACTTCCGCCAAGGATGTAGAGAGAAGTGCACGTTTGTGTGAGAGGCAAGTGAAGAACCTTCCTAAGGCAAAGCTTACAGGAAGAGAGAAGCAAAAGCTAAATACTCAGATAGATCACTTGTTCAAAGCCTCGGACAAACTGTGCGAGTATGAAAAATCACTGGATATACTGGGCGAGAGAAACAGTTACTCCAAGACTGATCCCGATGCGACCTTCATGCGCCTCAAGGAAGATGCCATGAACAATGGGCAGACAAAGCCTGCCTATAACCTTCAAATTGCGACAGAGAATCAATATTGGACGAATTTCGCCCTTTATCCCAATCCAACAGACACCCTGACCTTCAAGTCTTTTTTGGATAAGTACAAGAAAAGATATGGAAAGCAATCCAAGAGCGTCACCGCAGACTCAGGGTATGGCTCGGAGGAGAACTACGAGTACCTAGAGATGGAAGAGATGATGGGTTATGTAAAGTACAACTGGTTTCACAAGGAACAGCATAAGCCTTTCAAGGAGGATGCCTTCAACCAAGCGAACTTCTACTACAACAGGGATGATGACTATTATGTCTGCCCCATGGGACAACACATGGAACCTTGTGGACAACGGCAAACGAAAAGTGACTCCGGCTATGTGTCTGTCATTACATTATATAGAGCACAACGATGTGATGGATGTCCGCTTGGAAGTCTCTGCAAGAAATCCAAAGGCAACAGAACCATATATGTCAACCATAAACTGAATGCATATAAAAAGGAAGCCTTCCTGCTACTAACGTCTGAAGAGGGCTTGAAACACAGAAGCCAGCGACCGATAGAGCCGGAAGCTGTATTTGGGCAGATGAAGGCAGATATGCATTATAAGCGATTCAGGCATTTTGGAATGGACAAGGTTTACATGGATCTAGGATTGTTCGGAATGGGATTCAATTTGAAGAAATATTTGGGTATAAAACGATAA
- a CDS encoding DMT family transporter, whose protein sequence is MDNKRPFIAHLCLFCSGVFWGLMAPVGKDAMLHGIDGIDLVSFRVLGGALLFWIASFFTKREHIPTKDIIKMAGAGIFGLVCNQCCYTIGLSLTSPSNSSIMTTSMPIFAMILSFLILKEPITWKKAIGVLMGCSGACIIILTSATAGNAKVGNICGDLLCISAQLSFALYLALFKPLVQKYSLFTVNKWMFTWATIFIWPFTIGHVSDIPFAQVPMSTWWETGYVIFFGTFLGYICMMIGQKTLRPTVVSVYNYVQPLISVTVSVIVGLAVFKGMQAIAAIFIFSGVWLVVKSKSKRDIDQHDHSLAYEKRHA, encoded by the coding sequence ATGGATAACAAACGACCTTTTATCGCCCACCTGTGCCTTTTCTGTTCTGGCGTATTCTGGGGACTGATGGCTCCCGTAGGCAAGGATGCTATGCTTCACGGCATCGACGGCATCGACCTGGTGAGCTTCCGTGTATTAGGTGGTGCCCTCCTCTTCTGGATAGCATCATTCTTCACCAAAAGAGAACATATCCCTACCAAGGACATCATCAAGATGGCAGGTGCCGGCATATTCGGACTGGTATGCAACCAATGCTGCTATACCATCGGACTGAGTCTCACCTCGCCAAGCAACTCCAGCATCATGACTACTTCGATGCCTATCTTCGCCATGATTCTCTCGTTCCTGATTCTGAAGGAACCTATCACCTGGAAGAAGGCTATCGGTGTGCTGATGGGATGCAGCGGAGCCTGTATCATCATCCTGACGAGTGCTACGGCTGGCAATGCCAAGGTAGGAAATATCTGTGGCGACCTACTCTGTATCTCGGCACAGCTTTCGTTCGCTCTCTATCTGGCACTCTTCAAGCCGCTGGTTCAGAAGTATTCACTCTTCACGGTGAACAAGTGGATGTTTACCTGGGCAACCATCTTCATCTGGCCTTTCACGATAGGACACGTATCGGACATTCCTTTCGCCCAGGTTCCGATGAGCACCTGGTGGGAAACGGGCTACGTCATCTTCTTCGGCACCTTCCTGGGTTACATCTGCATGATGATTGGTCAGAAGACGTTGCGCCCTACCGTGGTGAGTGTATATAATTATGTGCAGCCGCTGATATCAGTCACTGTGAGTGTCATCGTGGGTCTCGCCGTATTCAAGGGTATGCAGGCGATTGCTGCCATTTTCATCTTCTCTGGTGTATGGCTCGTGGTAAAGAGCAAGTCGAAGAGAGATATCGACCAGCACGACCACAGCCTGGCCTACGAGAAAAGGCATGCTTAA